A DNA window from Limanda limanda chromosome 6, fLimLim1.1, whole genome shotgun sequence contains the following coding sequences:
- the LOC133002969 gene encoding odorant receptor 131-2-like yields MNDKIMLIQVFVVLFLCINLLLITTFFTKEVFYTTMRYVLFAVTLMSDTLFLFLTDILLISDLYSFTIQRWLCLIIIIILSLYAFVTPVTLTAMTLERCVAICLPLRHGELCSPRSTLHSILIIHILSSLPCIVYLSLFFASASYSSDTQGRVCTAEIFIIHTWQGHLRSAISQFYFLIMCITIVFSYVKITRVAKAASGEDKKSTWRGLRTVGLHALQLLLCLIQLWCPLIEAAVLKINFMLFINVRYFNYITFILAPRCLSPLIYGLRDEMFFHALKRLALCGLRKKH; encoded by the coding sequence ATGAATGATAAGATCATGTTGATTCAGGTCTTTGTCGttctttttctctgcattaaCCTTCTGCTAATTACGACCTTTTTCACTAAGGAGGTCTTCTACACCACCATGCGCTATGTCTTATTTGCTGTCACGCTAATGTCCGACactctgtttttattcctgACTGACATCCTGCTCATTTCGGATTTATATAGCTTTACGATACAAAGGTGGTTGtgccttattattattatcattttgtcTCTGTATGCTTTTGTGACACCAGTCACTCTGACGGCGATGACCCTGGAGCGCTGCGTGGCCATTTGCCTCCCGCTGCGTCACGGAGAGCTGTGCTCCCCACGCAGCACTCTGCACAGCATCCTCATCATCCACATCCTCAGCTCTCTGCCCTGCATTGtttatctctccctcttctttgcATCGGCCTCCTACAGCTCCGACACCCAGGGCAGAGTGTGCACTGCTGAAATCTTCATCATCCACACGTGGCAGGGTCACCTCAGATCAGCGATTAGTCAGTTTTACTTCCTGATCATGTGCATCACAATCGTGTTTTCCTATGTGAAGATAACGAGAGTAGCCAAAGCTGCATCAGGAGAGGACAAAAAGTCCACATGGAGAGGACTCAGAACTGTGGGGCTTCACGCTttgcagctgctcctgtgtcttATCCAGCTGTGGTGTCCTTTAATAGAAGCTGCTGTGCTTAAAATCaatttcatgttatttattaatgtcaggtactttaattacattacttttattcttgctccaagatgtctgtctcctctcatttatggcctcagggatgaaatgttttttcatgccCTGAAAAGATTAGCTCTCTGTGGTTTGCGTAAGAAACACTGA